In the genome of Pseudomonas sp. Teo4, the window GAAGCTGGAGGGGAAAGCCAGGAAGCACTGAGGGGAGCCGAAGCTCCCCTCAAAGCGTTGTTGCCTGCTCTTTTTATTATTGAAGACTGGCTTTTTGTTGTTTTTGTTGGCCTGTCTTGATGTCGCGGGCGACCCCATTCGGGGTCAAGAGCAAACGTATTTTTTTGAGCGCTGACCTGCTTTCATCATGACTGACCCGATGCTGACTGCCGCTACCTGAAGGTAGTTTTATTGTTCTGTGTCAGACCGCGGGGCGAACCCCTGAAAAGCTTGCCTACTCCAAAAAAATCTGCTTGCTACGCCTCTGCCGTGTTGTTTTTGTTATGTCAGAGCCGTTACCTGTTGTTTTTATTGGGTGTCACGTTTTTGTTCTTGTTATGCCAAAGATATAGCAGGTGCCGTGCCAACTTTTTAAAAGCCTTTAAAATCAATGGCTTGGCATTTTGGTCGTCGTCGGGCGACCTGAAATTCTGTCGATTTGTTTCCCTGTTACCCGATTTTTTTCTGAAAATTGTGTGGGCGGTAACACTCCGCCCACACACATGTGACACCCGTGTGACTCAGCACACGCTGCTGCGTGCCCGTGCTACCCGCGAACCGTTGGCACGGCCCAGCACATCGCTGATGCGCTGCCCAGCGGCAATCAGCCGGTCAAGGTCAATGCCGGTGTCGATGCCCAGCCCTTGCAGCAGATACAGCACGTCTTCGGTCGCGATGTTGCCGGTGGCGCCCTTGGCGTAGGGGCAGCCCCCAGGCCTGCGACCGAGCTGTCGAACACGCTGATGCCTTCGAGCAGGCTGGCATAGACGTTGGCCAGGGCCTGGCCGTAGGTGTCATGGAAGTGCCCGGCCAGCTGTTCGCGTGGCACCTGGGCCGACACCACTTCGAACAGGCGTCGGGTATCGCCAGCGGTGCCGGTACCGATGGTGTCGCCCAGCGAAACCTCGTAGCAGCCCATCTCATGCAGGGCGCGGGCGACCGGTGCGACCTGTTCGGCGCTGACCTTGCCTTCATAGGGGCAGCCGAGCACGCAGGACACATAGCCGCGCACTCGCACGCCGTGGTTGCGTGCCGCTTCCATGATCGGTTCGAAGCGCTTGAGGCTTTCGCTGATCGAGCAGTTGATGTTGCGTTGGGAGAAGGCCTCGGAGGCGGCGGCGAATACCGCGACTTCCTTCACGCCCGCCGCCAGCGCGTCTTCGAACCCGCGCAGGTTGGGCGCCAGGGCGGCGTAGGTAACACCAGGGCGCTGCTTGATGCCTGCGAACACCTCGGCCGAGCCCGCCATCTGCGGCACCCATTTGGGCGAAACGAAACTGCCGACTTCGATGTAGCTCAGCCCCGCCTCGGTGAGGTCGTCCACCAGGCGCACCTTGTCGGCAACGCTGATGGGCTGGGCTTCGTTCTGCAGGCCGTCGCGCGGGCCAACTTCGACCAGGCGAACGTGTTTGGGCAAGGACATGGCAGGGTTCCTGTGGCGGGTCAACGGTGGTCGTTCTTGTTCAAGGTGGCGGCCAGGGCCTGCTCGCAGCGCTCCTGGGCGGTGTCCAGTTCCAGTTGCATCTGGTGGATGTCGAGCATCTGCTGCTCCAGCTGGGCGCGCCGTTCGGCGATTTTCGCCAGCATGCTGTTGAGCTGCTTGAGGTTGCCGCTGGTGGGGTCGTACAGCTCGATCAGTTCACGGCATTCTGCCAGCGAGAAGCCGATGCGCTTGCCCCGCAGGATGAGCTTGAGGCTGACCTTGTCACGGGCCGAATAGATGCGCTCCAGGCCGCGGCGCTCCGGGCTCAGCAGGCCCTGTTCCTCATAGAAGCGGATGGCGCGGGTGGTGATGTCCAGCTCGCGGGACAGGTCGGAAATGCTGTAGGTCTGGCTGCTCATGCTCGGGCTCGCAGGAAGGTATGTGGCTAACCTAATGGCAGGTTGACGTATACGTCAAGCAGGGGCGTGCGAAGGCGAGCGCCTGAATGCATTGGGCGTCTGGCCGCTCAGCCGTTTGAAGAACCGTGCAAAGTAGGTCGGGTCGCTGAAGCCCAGGCTGTCCGACAGCTGGCTGATGCTCATGCGCGTGTAGATCAGGTTGCGCCGGGCCTCCAGCAGCAGGCGCTGGTGCACCACCTGCAGGGCGGTCTGGCCGCTCAGCTCGCGGCACAGCTGGTTGAGTTGCAGGCTGGAAATGTTCAGGCGTGCGGCAAAGTCCTCCACCGACAGGTGTTCACGATAGTGCGCCTCGACCAGTCGCAAGTACTGGCCCAGCAGCAAACGGTCGCGTTCGTCGCGGTTGCGTGGCGCCAGCCCCTGTTGCTGGCGACGGCTGATCCACACCATCAGTGCGGTGACCAGCGCCTGCAGCATGGTCGCCCGCGCCGGGGCATTGCCCTGGTATTCCTGCTGCAAGGTCTCGATCAGGCTGCGCAGGCGCTGGCGGTCCTTGCCCAGCGGGTAGCAGGCGGGTGTGGAAAGCACCCGCAGCGGTGCACCCAGGCGTTGTTCCAGATCCGCTACAAGGGCCGAGCCGAAGGTCACCACATGCCCCTGAATGTCGGCGCTGAAGCGAAAGCCATGCACCGTCAGTGGCGGCACCACCTGAATTGCGGCTTCGCTGATTTCGCTGTGCTTGCCTTCGATTTCCACCTGGGCCTGGCCCCGCTGCACGTACAGCAACTGGAACAGGTCGGCGTGCTGGTGCGGCTTGATCTCCCAGTGGTGCAGCCGGCTGCGCACCGGGATGGTCTCGCAGTGCAGCAGGTCGGTGCTGGGCCAGGCCTGGTTTTCGCCATACAGCTGGAACAGCGGGACGCCGGGGAGGGTGGATTTCATTGCGCTTACACCTGTCCGTTAATCGAACGTTTTTTGTAAAAGTGCAGTTTTTACATGGGATAGCACACTTTTTGAGGGCCAGTGCCAGTAAAAATGCAAGGGCAAACCCTAACAGCAGATGCCCAGCCACTGCCAGTCGTGGGCTGGCATCGCCAGAACAAGAGACAACAACAATGAACACTCAGGTTGCAATCATCGGCGCAGGCCCGTCCGGCCTGCTGCTTGGCCAGCTGTTGCATAAAGCCGGCATCGACACCGTCATCGTCGAACGCCAAACCCTGAATACGTATTGGGCCGCATCCGCGCCGGTGTGCTGGAGCAGGGCACCGTCGACCTGCTGCGCGAGGCTGGTGTGTCCGAGCGCATGGACAGCGAAGGGCTGGTTCACGAAGGCGTCGAGCTGCTGGTGGGCGGGCGCCGCCAGCGCCTGGACCTCAAGACCCTGACCGGCGGCAAGACCGTCATGGTCTACGGCCAGACCGAAGTGACCCGCGACCTAATGGAGGCCCGCCAGGCCAGCGGTGCCCTCACTATCTATTCCGCCAGCAACGTGCAGCCTCACGAACTCAAAGGCGAGCGCCCTATCTGACCTACGAGAAAGACGGCCAGACGCACCGCCTGGACTGCGACTACATTGCCGGCTGCGATGGTTTCCACGGCGTGTCGCGCCAGAGCATTCCCGAAGGTGTGCTCAAGCACTACGAGCGCGTCTATCCGTTCGGTTGGCTGGGCTTGTTGGCCGATACCCCGCCGGTGAACCACGAGCTGATCTACGCCCACCACGAGCGCGGTTTCGTGTTGTGCAGCCAG includes:
- a CDS encoding MerR family DNA-binding transcriptional regulator; the encoded protein is MSSQTYSISDLSRELDITTRAIRFYEEQGLLSPERRGLERIYSARDKVSLKLILRGKRIGFSLAECRELIELYDPTSGNLKQLNSMLAKIAERRAQLEQQMLDIHQMQLELDTAQERCEQALAATLNKNDHR
- a CDS encoding helix-turn-helix domain-containing protein translates to MKSTLPGVPLFQLYGENQAWPSTDLLHCETIPVRSRLHHWEIKPHQHADLFQLLYVQRGQAQVEIEGKHSEISEAAIQVVPPLTVHGFRFSADIQGHVVTFGSALVADLEQRLGAPLRVLSTPACYPLGKDRQRLRSLIETLQQEYQGNAPARATMLQALVTALMVWISRRQQQGLAPRNRDERDRLLLGQYLRLVEAHYREHLSVEDFAARLNISSLQLNQLCRELSGQTALQVVHQRLLLEARRNLIYTRMSISQLSDSLGFSDPTYFARFFKRLSGQTPNAFRRSPSHAPA
- a CDS encoding FAD-dependent monooxygenase, which gives rise to MNTQVAIIGAGPSGLLLGQLLHKAGIDTVIVERQTLNTYWAASAPVCWSRAPSTCCARLVCPSAWTAKGWFTKASSCWWAGAASAWTSRP